From Glycine max cultivar Williams 82 chromosome 10 unlocalized genomic scaffold, Glycine_max_v4.0 Gm10_scaffold_107, whole genome shotgun sequence, a single genomic window includes:
- the LOC100791843 gene encoding fasciclin-like arabinogalactan protein 1, translated as LATVLLLLATLSDTHNISSILAKHHEFFTFNHYLTLTHLALEINGKTAIIVCAVDNAAMSNLLLKHPSIYVVKNILSLHVLLNYFGAKKLHQITNGTTLTITMYQATGTDPESVGFVKSIKEIPYNISVIQMSKVLPSE; from the exons CTCGCGACGGTGCTACTCCTCCTCGCCACCCTCTCCGACACGCATAACATCAGCAGCATCCTTGCAAAGCACCATGAGTTCTTCACCTTCAACCACTACCTCACCCTCACCCACCTCGCCCTTGAAATCAACGGCAAAACTGCCATCATTGTCTGCGCCGTCGACAATGCCGCCATGTCGAACCTTCTCTTGAAACACCCCTCCATCTACGTTGTCAAGAACATCCTCTCCCTCCACGTCCTCCTCAACTACTTCGGCGCTAAGAAGCTCCACCAGATCACCAATGGCACCACCCTCACCATCACAATGTACCAAGCCACCGGCACCGACCCCGAATCTGTTGG GTTTGTCAAATCGATCAAAGAAATCCCTTATAACATCTCTGTGATCCAGATGAGTAAGGTTCTCCCCTCTGAATAG